A single window of Vibrio stylophorae DNA harbors:
- a CDS encoding 7-cyano-7-deazaguanine/7-aminomethyl-7-deazaguanine transporter: MTTFSVAQQRRALTSLVAFHLLVIASSNYLVQIPFTIFGFHTTWGAFTFPFIFLATDLTVRIYGAAMARRIIFMVMMPALLISYLLSALFFEGQFQGLSQLAHFNTFVGRIALASFMAYLCGQALDILVFNRLRQMKQWWVAPSASTLFGNGFDTVVFFSIAFYQSADPFMAEHWVEIALVDYSFKLIISLGLFVPMYGVLLNALVKRLTAEPEMSTGQEQPLASKA, from the coding sequence ATGACCACTTTTTCCGTGGCGCAGCAGCGCCGTGCCCTGACCTCTTTGGTTGCCTTTCACCTATTGGTGATCGCATCAAGCAACTACTTGGTTCAAATCCCCTTTACCATTTTTGGCTTCCATACCACTTGGGGCGCATTCACTTTTCCATTTATTTTTTTGGCCACTGATTTAACCGTACGAATTTATGGTGCTGCCATGGCGCGTCGTATTATTTTTATGGTGATGATGCCTGCGTTGCTGATCTCCTATCTGCTTTCTGCATTGTTCTTTGAAGGTCAGTTTCAGGGGCTCAGCCAGCTTGCCCACTTTAATACCTTTGTTGGTCGCATTGCGCTCGCAAGCTTTATGGCTTATCTCTGTGGTCAAGCCCTCGATATCTTAGTGTTTAACCGCCTGCGCCAAATGAAGCAATGGTGGGTCGCGCCAAGTGCATCGACGCTATTTGGTAATGGTTTTGATACCGTGGTGTTTTTCTCCATCGCATTTTATCAAAGCGCTGATCCTTTTATGGCTGAGCACTGGGTTGAGATCGCGTTGGTCGATTACAGCTTTAAATTGATCATTAGCTTGGGGCTATTTGTGCCTATGTATGGCGTGCTACTGAATGCGCTGGTGAAACGTCTGACCGCTGAGCCTGAGATGAGTACGGGGCAAGAGCAGCCCTTGGCAAGCAAGGCCTAA
- the panM gene encoding aspartate 1-decarboxylase autocleavage activator PanM — translation MRLTIHRLCNLTAQSEQDLLTLWPHCQAQQLHDWVAEQAIFVARFNGRELGALLFDAQGLSQICVHPITRRRGVATYLVQDTLRQLGQPQPLNDHDNADLKALFTALGLA, via the coding sequence ATGCGTTTAACCATTCATCGTCTGTGTAATTTAACTGCACAAAGTGAGCAGGACCTTCTCACGCTCTGGCCTCACTGCCAAGCTCAGCAACTACATGACTGGGTTGCCGAGCAAGCCATTTTTGTCGCTCGTTTTAATGGCCGCGAATTAGGCGCGCTGTTGTTCGATGCGCAGGGACTGAGCCAAATCTGCGTTCATCCCATCACCCGTCGCCGAGGCGTCGCCACCTATTTAGTGCAAGATACCTTGCGCCAGCTAGGTCAACCGCAACCCCTCAATGACCACGACAATGCGGATCTCAAAGCGCTATTTACTGCACTCGGTCTTGCTTAG
- the glpE gene encoding thiosulfate sulfurtransferase GlpE: MDTFAHLSVDELALWLAQKDRPAILDIRDPQSYAAGHIDQAWHLTQETLQAFLAQHDWDRPVVVVCYHGHSSQGAAQYLLGQGLDQVYSLDGGFEAWRRIHPFVQSE, translated from the coding sequence ATGGATACTTTTGCACATTTGTCGGTTGATGAATTAGCCCTTTGGTTGGCGCAAAAGGATCGCCCAGCGATCCTTGATATTCGCGATCCGCAAAGCTATGCCGCAGGTCATATTGATCAAGCCTGGCACCTGACGCAAGAGACGCTGCAAGCGTTTTTAGCGCAGCACGATTGGGATCGCCCTGTGGTGGTGGTGTGTTATCATGGCCACAGCAGTCAGGGTGCGGCGCAGTACTTACTTGGCCAAGGCTTAGATCAGGTCTATAGCTTGGATGGCGGGTTTGAAGCGTGGCGACGCATTCACCCCTTTGTTCAGTCGGAGTAA